From Deltaproteobacteria bacterium, the proteins below share one genomic window:
- a CDS encoding Holliday junction DNA helicase RuvA: protein MIGYIEGSLFRRKDDRVMVLANGVGYEVLLPQVVAESLAGTGPGDFLRLFIYWHQTERSPKPLLIGFNSEEEREFFEVFLSVEDIGPVKAVAALCIPITEIALAVENRDSRALLRLKGVGKRTADKIVATLNGKLGRFVDTHAGPTPGIEPLEETRGAVEQVTDVLTRQLGHSPNEAKDMITKALLRRPDITTPEELFDEVYRGAL from the coding sequence ATGATCGGATACATCGAAGGCAGCCTTTTCCGCAGAAAAGACGACCGGGTGATGGTGCTGGCCAATGGGGTCGGCTACGAGGTCCTCCTCCCCCAGGTAGTGGCCGAAAGCCTTGCGGGAACCGGGCCCGGCGATTTTCTGCGGCTTTTCATCTACTGGCACCAGACCGAGCGCTCCCCCAAGCCGCTTCTCATCGGTTTCAACTCCGAAGAGGAACGAGAATTTTTCGAGGTCTTCCTTTCGGTGGAGGACATAGGCCCGGTAAAGGCCGTGGCCGCCCTGTGCATACCCATAACCGAGATCGCCCTTGCCGTGGAAAACCGCGACTCCCGCGCCCTTCTGCGCCTGAAGGGGGTCGGGAAGCGCACTGCGGACAAGATAGTGGCCACCCTAAACGGCAAGCTGGGCCGCTTCGTGGATACCCACGCCGGGCCGACCCCGGGGATCGAACCTTTGGAGGAAACAAGGGGGGCCGTGGAGCAGGTGACCGACGTCCTCACCCGCCAGTTGGGCCATTCCCCGAACGAGGCCAAAGACATGATAACCAAGGCCCTCTTGCGCAGGCCGGACATAACAACGCCCGAAGAACTCTTCGACGAGGTCTACCGGGGCGCTTTGTGA